Proteins from a genomic interval of Myxococcales bacterium:
- a CDS encoding pyruvate carboxylase subunit B, which yields MTPRNPLRITDTTLRDAHQSLFATRMRFADMEPIVEKLDAVGFHSLEVWGGATFDATHRFLQEDPWQRLRELKKRAPRTPLQMLLRGQNLVGYRNYPDDVVRAFCLHSVECGMDIFRVFDALNDSRNFETAFKALQETDAHIQATICFSATGRRMGGPVFSLDYFRQKAREFVAMGAHSLCLKDMAGILTPTDASLLVAELKKTVDVPLHIHSHCTAGIADLTYLRAIDAGVDVVDCAVAPFAYRSGQPAMEPLIVALEGTDRDTGLSLEPLYEIAEYLESITPKYRQFANFQKTSIIDVRVIRHQIPGGMLSNLINQLHEAGALDSLEEVYRELPKTRRDLGYPPLVTPTSQIVGVQAVMNILGGERYKLISNEVKDYCYGLYGRPPAPIDPEVRRKCLVGYARGETPIDCRPADILEPELEKAKADLRHITADLGDVLTYALYPRTGMAFLRYKHGLDKEPPGEKPRTEEQIKHEDEQIRRVLAGEKPGAKPAELGKTQTVRVLVEGEIFEVQVEVENLPPAAAPTVNPPVAAPPPLTAAAPVLPANAPQTVISGRPTVDAPMPGTIVRYLVAVGDLVKKGQPVVILEAMKMENSLPAPIDGRVVSLPKNLGAVVARGDVLAVIE from the coding sequence ATGACGCCCCGAAACCCGTTACGAATCACTGATACGACCCTGCGCGACGCTCACCAAAGCCTGTTCGCCACCCGAATGCGTTTTGCCGACATGGAGCCGATCGTCGAAAAGCTCGACGCGGTCGGTTTTCACTCGCTGGAGGTCTGGGGCGGCGCCACCTTCGACGCGACCCATCGCTTTTTGCAGGAAGACCCGTGGCAACGCCTGCGCGAACTGAAAAAACGGGCGCCCCGCACCCCGCTGCAAATGCTGCTGCGCGGGCAGAATCTGGTCGGTTATCGCAATTACCCCGACGACGTCGTGCGCGCGTTCTGTCTGCATTCCGTCGAGTGCGGCATGGACATCTTCCGCGTCTTCGACGCGCTCAACGACAGTCGCAATTTCGAGACGGCCTTCAAGGCCCTGCAAGAAACCGACGCGCACATCCAGGCGACGATCTGCTTTTCCGCCACCGGCCGGCGCATGGGCGGTCCGGTTTTTTCGCTCGATTATTTCCGCCAGAAGGCCAGGGAATTCGTCGCCATGGGCGCGCATTCGCTGTGCCTGAAGGACATGGCGGGCATCCTGACGCCGACGGACGCGAGCCTCCTGGTCGCCGAACTGAAAAAAACCGTGGACGTGCCGCTGCACATTCATTCGCATTGCACGGCCGGCATCGCCGACCTGACGTACCTGCGCGCCATCGACGCCGGCGTCGATGTCGTCGATTGCGCGGTCGCCCCCTTCGCCTATCGCAGCGGCCAGCCGGCGATGGAACCGTTGATCGTCGCCCTCGAGGGCACCGACCGGGACACGGGCCTGTCGCTCGAACCGTTGTACGAAATCGCCGAATACCTCGAATCGATCACCCCGAAGTACCGCCAGTTCGCCAATTTCCAGAAAACCTCGATCATCGACGTGCGGGTGATCCGCCACCAGATTCCCGGCGGCATGCTCAGCAACCTGATCAACCAGCTTCATGAAGCCGGCGCGCTCGACAGCCTGGAAGAGGTGTACCGCGAATTGCCGAAAACGCGGCGGGATCTGGGTTATCCGCCGCTGGTGACGCCGACCAGCCAGATCGTCGGCGTGCAGGCGGTGATGAACATCCTGGGCGGCGAACGCTACAAGCTGATCAGCAACGAGGTGAAGGATTATTGCTACGGGTTGTACGGCCGCCCGCCCGCGCCGATCGACCCGGAGGTCCGCCGGAAATGCCTCGTCGGTTACGCGCGGGGCGAAACGCCCATCGATTGCCGGCCGGCCGACATTCTGGAACCCGAATTGGAAAAAGCGAAGGCCGACTTGCGGCACATCACCGCTGATCTCGGCGACGTTTTGACCTACGCCCTCTATCCGCGCACCGGCATGGCTTTTCTGCGCTACAAGCACGGGCTCGACAAAGAACCGCCCGGCGAAAAACCAAGAACCGAGGAACAGATCAAGCACGAGGACGAGCAGATCCGCCGCGTACTGGCCGGCGAAAAGCCGGGTGCCAAGCCTGCCGAACTGGGCAAAACCCAAACAGTGCGGGTGCTGGTCGAGGGCGAAATCTTCGAGGTCCAGGTGGAGGTCGAAAACCTGCCGCCGGCCGCAGCCCCGACCGTCAACCCGCCGGTCGCCGCGCCGCCGCCGCTGACCGCCGCCGCGCCCGTCCTGCCCGCGAACGCTCCGCAAACTGTCATTTCCGGCCGGCCCACGGTCGACGCGCCGATGCCCGGCACGATCGTCCGCTACCTGGTCGCCGTCGGCGATCTGGTGAAAAAAGGTCAACCGGTGGTCATTC